Proteins encoded by one window of Ancylothrix sp. D3o:
- a CDS encoding tetratricopeptide repeat protein, giving the protein MENTKQSLEQILAEYDQHLSENPDDANIWNDRGVALEKLGQYMEAIKSYDRAIAFNPNLAEAWNNRGIALEKVERYQDAIRCYDRALIIKPNLSNAWNNRAISLRKLGRYQAAVASYDKALALKPDDWEVWNNRGIALYELGQYREAIISYDKSLIVKPNNYEAWTNRGNALGKLGRYENAIDSYNEALALEQKNALIWYNKACCYALQYQTKLATDSLQVAINLNPDRYRDMARTDPDFEKIRKDGRFRALIQPPRD; this is encoded by the coding sequence ATGGAAAACACAAAACAATCCCTTGAACAAATCCTAGCCGAATACGACCAACACCTAAGCGAAAACCCCGACGATGCAAACATCTGGAATGATCGCGGAGTCGCCCTCGAAAAACTCGGCCAATACATGGAAGCGATCAAAAGCTATGATCGAGCAATAGCGTTCAATCCAAACCTAGCAGAAGCATGGAATAATCGCGGCATCGCCCTCGAAAAAGTTGAACGCTATCAAGACGCTATTCGCTGTTATGATCGTGCCCTTATCATTAAGCCTAATTTATCTAACGCCTGGAATAATCGCGCTATATCCCTACGCAAACTCGGACGATATCAAGCTGCCGTCGCCAGCTATGATAAAGCCCTCGCCCTTAAACCCGACGACTGGGAAGTATGGAATAATCGAGGAATTGCTTTATACGAATTAGGGCAATATCGAGAAGCTATTATTAGCTACGATAAATCTTTAATTGTCAAACCAAATAACTATGAAGCCTGGACAAACCGAGGCAACGCCCTGGGTAAATTAGGCCGGTATGAAAATGCTATTGACAGCTACAATGAAGCCTTAGCCCTAGAGCAAAAAAACGCCCTAATTTGGTATAACAAAGCCTGCTGTTATGCTTTGCAATATCAAACAAAATTAGCCACCGACAGCCTCCAAGTAGCTATCAACCTCAACCCAGACAGATATCGAGACATGGCGAGAACCGATCCCGACTTTGAAAAAATTCGTAAAGATGGCCGATTTCGTGCTTTAATCCAGCCCCCCAGAGATTGA